A genomic window from Candidatus Omnitrophota bacterium includes:
- a CDS encoding thymidylate synthase: MKQYLDLIQHVLDNGEKKEDRTGTGTISVFGCQKKYDLRVGFPLLTTKKVLFSAVVRELLWFLKGSTNINDDLVQHTPIWNAWADDKGELGPVYGYQWRKWEKFSTDSLTGTYQKQYIDQIQDAIEMIKTNPNSRRIIVSAWNVADIDRMALPPCHMMFQFYVVNGRLDCQLYQRSADLALGVPFNIASYALLMTMVAQECDLIPGIFTHTLGDAHIYLNHIEGLKTQLTRIPKSLPEVRVAKKKTLDIQFEDIELINYTYDPFIKFPIAV; encoded by the coding sequence ATGAAACAATATCTTGATTTAATTCAACATGTTTTAGATAACGGTGAAAAGAAGGAAGACAGAACAGGCACAGGAACGATATCTGTTTTTGGATGTCAAAAGAAATATGATTTGCGCGTTGGTTTTCCTCTTTTGACGACTAAAAAGGTTTTGTTCAGCGCAGTTGTTCGAGAACTTCTTTGGTTTTTAAAAGGATCGACTAATATCAATGATGATCTTGTTCAGCACACGCCGATATGGAACGCTTGGGCGGATGACAAAGGAGAGCTTGGCCCTGTGTATGGATATCAGTGGCGTAAGTGGGAAAAATTTTCTACCGATAGCTTGACCGGCACATATCAAAAGCAGTATATTGATCAGATTCAAGATGCGATTGAAATGATCAAAACTAATCCAAATTCAAGACGCATTATTGTAAGTGCCTGGAATGTTGCAGATATTGATCGCATGGCATTGCCGCCTTGTCATATGATGTTTCAGTTTTATGTGGTTAATGGTAGGTTGGATTGTCAGCTTTATCAGCGTTCGGCAGATCTTGCTTTGGGAGTTCCTTTTAATATTGCGAGTTATGCGCTTTTGATGACTATGGTTGCGCAAGAGTGCGATTTGATCCCTGGAATTTTCACGCACACATTAGGCGACGCTCATATTTATTTGAATCATATTGAAGGCCTAAAAACGCAGCTGACACGTATCCCAAAGTCTTTGCCTGAAGTGCGTGTTGCTAAAAAGAAGACTTTAGATATTCAGTTTGAGGATATCGAATTAATTAATTATACCTACGATCCATTTATCAAATTCCCTATCGCGGTTTAA
- a CDS encoding dihydrofolate reductase — MKPFDIIVALDQENGIGRDGALPWALSPDLQYFKKITTTTEDPSKINAVIMGRKTWESIPEKFRPLSNRLNVVLTRNREFVLPKEVMLAGSLEFAFQELSKLDFQDRIEKIFVVGGASIYAQALEKETCRTIYMTRIFSDFSCDTFFPSIDDKFKEIESSEIQECDDLTYCFSTFQNKTLG; from the coding sequence ATGAAGCCTTTTGATATTATTGTTGCGCTTGATCAAGAAAACGGAATAGGAAGAGACGGAGCTTTGCCGTGGGCGCTGTCTCCTGATTTGCAATATTTTAAGAAAATTACAACAACAACAGAGGATCCTTCAAAAATTAATGCTGTGATTATGGGTCGAAAAACATGGGAATCAATTCCCGAGAAATTTCGTCCTCTTTCTAATAGACTTAATGTTGTTTTGACTCGGAATAGAGAGTTTGTTTTGCCAAAAGAGGTGATGTTGGCAGGCAGTCTTGAATTTGCTTTTCAAGAGTTATCCAAGTTAGATTTTCAAGATCGTATTGAGAAGATTTTTGTTGTTGGCGGAGCGAGTATTTATGCCCAAGCGCTTGAAAAAGAAACATGTCGAACAATTTACATGACGCGTATTTTTAGTGATTTTAGTTGTGACACGTTTTTTCCTTCAATTGATGATAAATTCAAAGAAATAGAGTCTTCTGAGATTCAAGAGTGTGATGATTTGACGTATTGTTTTTCTACCTTTCAAAATAAGACCCTTGGCTAG
- a CDS encoding EAL domain-containing protein, whose amino-acid sequence MTGKKRILVVDDEQSISKTLKLLLETRGYDVDVAETGREALEKALKKPDIILLDLVLPDIPGFDVCRKLRENKTTRLIPIIILSVRYLYEDKVEGLYLGADDYITKPFEYEELFARVEAVIRRRQMFDDTEKENSPVIVELRRIIDEKLITPFFQPIYLLKPFKLYGLEVLSRPPMQSILSNPEMLFEAALRFGFYKELEMTCWKKAFEVLSSGSYSNRIFLNCNPYLVESAEFLTIKSLISDYNISSKDVVLEITERSGITDYRMFFDRLREYQKDGLCVAIDDVGGGYASFESIVEISPNLVKIDISIIRDLDKNPLKASVVKFIIGFCKENNIISVAEGIERKEELDVLLDLGVDAGQGYFLGMPSPEIKVDELNQKKIA is encoded by the coding sequence ATGACTGGGAAAAAGAGAATTTTGGTTGTTGATGATGAGCAAAGTATTTCAAAGACGCTTAAGCTCTTGCTGGAGACACGCGGTTATGATGTTGATGTTGCAGAGACGGGTAGAGAGGCTCTTGAAAAAGCACTAAAGAAGCCAGATATCATACTTCTCGACCTGGTTCTCCCTGATATTCCTGGATTTGATGTTTGCCGGAAGTTGCGTGAAAACAAGACGACACGCCTTATTCCAATTATTATTCTTTCGGTTCGATATTTGTATGAAGACAAAGTTGAAGGACTTTATTTAGGAGCTGATGATTACATTACAAAGCCTTTTGAATATGAAGAGCTTTTTGCTCGCGTAGAAGCTGTTATTCGTCGGCGTCAGATGTTTGATGACACTGAAAAAGAAAATAGTCCTGTTATTGTAGAATTGCGCCGGATTATCGATGAGAAGCTAATTACTCCATTTTTTCAGCCCATTTATCTTTTAAAGCCTTTTAAGTTGTATGGACTCGAAGTTTTAAGTCGACCTCCGATGCAAAGTATTTTATCGAATCCCGAGATGTTGTTTGAGGCGGCGCTTCGTTTTGGATTTTATAAAGAACTTGAGATGACATGTTGGAAGAAAGCGTTTGAGGTGCTTTCTTCAGGATCTTATTCAAATCGAATATTTTTAAACTGTAATCCATATTTGGTGGAAAGCGCAGAATTTTTAACGATCAAATCGCTTATATCGGATTATAATATTTCAAGCAAGGATGTTGTTTTAGAAATCACAGAGCGCTCAGGAATTACGGATTATAGAATGTTTTTTGATCGATTGCGTGAATATCAAAAAGATGGATTATGTGTTGCGATTGATGATGTTGGTGGAGGGTATGCAAGTTTTGAGTCAATTGTTGAGATTAGTCCAAATCTTGTGAAGATTGATATTAGTATTATTCGTGATTTAGACAAGAATCCTCTTAAAGCCAGCGTCGTTAAATTTATTATTGGGTTTTGCAAAGAAAACAATATTATTTCTGTTGCCGAGGGAATTGAGCGAAAAGAAGAGTTAGACGTTTTGCTGGATCTTGGCGTTGATGCCGGACAAGGATATTTTTTAGGGATGCCATCCCCTGAGATTAAAGTTGATGAATTAAACCAAAAGAAAATAGCATAG
- the rfaD gene encoding ADP-glyceromanno-heptose 6-epimerase — MIVVTGAAGFIGSCILARLNETGREDILIVDHLDNELKPRNLKNKKFIDYFDKKDFLEHIQTGQMSSDVDCIIHMGACSSTILTDEKYYNENNFEYTKALSLWALKNNVRFIYASSAATYGDGSKGYSDDHALIKTYQPLNFYGQSKQNFDQWALDQGMLDKIVGLKFFNVFGPNEYHKGPMRSLVLKAYKKVSEEGKMLLFKSYKKEYAHGEQKRDFIYIKDAVDIVMHFFENPNLSGIYNVGTGRAQSWNELAFALFNAVGKKPNIEYIEMPFDLRDQYQYFTQADMQKLRSTGYQKPFRSLEDSVSDYTKYLLRKEYI, encoded by the coding sequence ATGATTGTTGTTACAGGGGCGGCTGGATTTATCGGGAGCTGTATTTTAGCTCGTTTAAACGAGACTGGTCGAGAGGATATATTGATTGTTGATCATCTTGATAATGAGTTAAAGCCGAGAAACTTGAAGAATAAGAAATTTATTGATTATTTTGACAAGAAAGATTTTTTAGAGCATATTCAGACAGGTCAGATGTCATCGGATGTTGATTGCATTATTCATATGGGAGCTTGCAGTTCTACGATTTTAACGGATGAAAAGTATTACAATGAAAACAATTTTGAATATACAAAAGCACTTAGCTTATGGGCTTTAAAAAATAACGTGCGTTTTATTTATGCGAGTTCAGCAGCGACATATGGAGATGGATCTAAAGGATATAGCGACGATCATGCATTGATCAAAACATATCAACCACTTAATTTTTACGGACAGTCAAAGCAAAATTTTGATCAGTGGGCTTTGGATCAAGGGATGCTGGATAAAATAGTTGGATTGAAATTCTTTAATGTGTTTGGACCTAATGAGTATCATAAAGGGCCGATGCGAAGTCTTGTTTTAAAGGCTTATAAAAAAGTAAGCGAAGAAGGGAAAATGCTTCTTTTTAAGTCATATAAAAAAGAATATGCACATGGAGAGCAAAAGCGAGATTTTATTTATATTAAAGATGCTGTTGATATTGTGATGCATTTCTTTGAAAATCCTAATCTTTCTGGTATTTATAATGTTGGCACAGGGCGCGCACAATCGTGGAATGAATTGGCGTTTGCTTTATTTAATGCTGTAGGGAAAAAGCCCAATATTGAATATATCGAGATGCCTTTTGATTTGCGTGATCAATATCAATATTTTACACAGGCTGACATGCAAAAATTGCGCAGTACAGGGTATCAAAAACCTTTTAGAAGTTTAGAAGATAGTGTTTCAGATTATACTAAATATTTGTTACGTAAAGAGTATATCTAA
- a CDS encoding PadR family transcriptional regulator, which produces MIEHELLFLGLLMEGPKHGYEIKRQLEEELFPFLGLKIKSIYYPLRKMEKLRLVEKDVGREGKFPEKFVYKITSKGRKIFDHLLTENFLSIERPYFNVDLSLYFLPYVDQDIAKRRLRARVIFLKRIKRDLESIKKNLKKTSQHLFIILEHDLDLVSAEIRSIERLIGVLAQKS; this is translated from the coding sequence ATGATAGAGCATGAACTTCTTTTTTTAGGGCTTTTGATGGAAGGGCCAAAGCACGGCTATGAAATCAAGCGTCAGCTAGAAGAAGAGCTTTTTCCATTTCTAGGATTAAAGATAAAGTCTATTTATTATCCTTTGCGAAAAATGGAAAAGCTTCGGCTCGTTGAAAAAGATGTGGGTCGAGAAGGAAAGTTTCCCGAGAAGTTTGTCTATAAAATTACTTCAAAGGGAAGAAAGATTTTTGATCATCTTTTAACTGAAAACTTTCTTTCGATCGAGCGACCGTATTTTAATGTTGACCTTTCTCTTTATTTCTTACCTTATGTGGATCAAGATATTGCTAAAAGGCGTCTGCGTGCCAGAGTTATTTTCTTAAAACGCATTAAGCGCGATCTTGAGTCTATTAAAAAGAATCTTAAAAAAACTTCCCAACACTTATTCATCATTTTGGAACACGATCTTGATCTTGTTTCAGCTGAAATCCGTTCGATTGAGCGGCTTATTGGCGTTCTTGCCCAAAAATCTTAA